The following are from one region of the Lodderomyces elongisporus chromosome 7, complete sequence genome:
- the FIS1 gene encoding mitochondrial membrane protein (BUSCO:EOG09265A4E) produces the protein MIFNRTGYPALAEVKEPLSSEELRVLRDQLDSEKPNPTAQSQFNYAWGLLKSNSLRHQEQGIHILEILYRSEPSMRRESLYYLSLGNFKTGNYTDAKRYIQTLLKSEPNNEQAQQLLESIEDQITKDGLIGIGVAGGILAVGVGIVGALVRKNRR, from the coding sequence ATGATATTCAACAGGACAGGCTATCCAGCTCTAGCTGAAGTTAAAGAACCGCTCTCTTCCGAGGAGCTACGTGTATTGCGTGATCAATTGGATTCTGAAAAACCCAATCCCACAGCACAGTCTCAATTCAACTATGCATGGGGCTTGCTCAAATCAAATTCACTTCGACATCAAGAGCAGGGAATCCATATACTCGAAATCTTGTACAGATCAGAACCCAGTATGAGAAGAGAATCGTTGTATTACTTGAGTTTGGGAAATTTCAAAACTGGTAACTATACTGATGCAAAGAGGTATATTCAGACATTGCTAAAGTCAGAACCAAACAATGAGCAAGCACAGCAATTGTTGGAAAGTATAGAGGATCAGATTACCAAGGACGGGTTGATTGGaattggtgttgctggtggtaTATTGGCTGTGGGAGTAGGGATAGTTGGCGCCCTAGTTAGAAAAAATAGGAGGTga
- a CDS encoding uncharacterized protein (BUSCO:EOG09263CG2) gives MNNDVFGDLIAEAALCAFSKLTCKSGKPSIRSNGVQEWTVMASVVAIMDNETIEPLTIATGVKVMPNRVRAFSQGFIVHDMHAEILALRLFNFFLLHECAKESSIWVEQGGSNAKYRLKPSVKLALFVTEPPCGDCSMEYLASSLDSNEPWTEEAELNDQFHRGRNNFDRVGVVRTKPGRPDSLISYSKSCSDKLCLKQLTGICNTTTALIFDPIYLDYLVVNGVKTKNFERCFINRLSGIEPIVHHLKLLHYTNDGYEYHKAQDKEPSPVSLLYIVPSQFVQVLNNGIKNGAAAAKNKTPKAGTESIICNQSFITAFNKLPSTSSTIASPTYLQLKRSQVNRERLKNIGKTTLQNWKPTDDDEFSII, from the coding sequence ATGAATAATGATGTTTTCGGTGATCTCATTGCAGAAGCAGCACTATGTGCTTTTAGCAAGCTAACATGCAAGTCAGGTAAACCTTCAATACGATCCAATGGAGTCCAAGAATGGACGGTTATGGCCAGTGTTGTGGCCATCATGGATAATGAAACTATCGAGCCATTGACAATAGCCACGGGTGTCAAAGTCATGCCTAATCGTGTTAGAGCATTTTCACAAGGCTTTATTGTTCACGACATGCATGCTGAGATACTTGCATTGagacttttcaatttttttcttctccacGAATGTGCAAAGGAGTCTTCAATATGGGTAGAGCAAGGTGGTAGTAATGCAAAGTATCGACTAAAACCAAGTGTAAAATTGGCATTGTTTGTTACTGAACCGCCGTGCGGTGATTGTTCGATGGAGTACCTTGCATCATCACTCGATTCAAATGAGCCATGGACAGAGGAAGCTGAGCTCAACGATCAGTTTCATAGGGGACGCAACAATTTTGAccgtgttggtgttgttagGACAAAACCCGGGAGGCCGGATAGTTTAATCAGTTATTCCAAATCATGCTCTGATAAGCTTTGTCTTAAGCAATTGACAGGGATATGCAATACTACAACAGCACTAATTTTTGACCCTATATACTTGGATTATTTAGTTGTCAATGGcgtaaagacaaaaaatttCGAGCGGTGCTTCATTAATCGTTTGAGTGGTATTGAACCCATAGTGCACCATCTTAAATTACTACATTATACAAACGATGGCTACGAATACCACAAGGCACAAGACAAGGAACCATCACCCGTATCTTTGCTTTATATAGTACCTAGCCAATTTGTGCAAGTGTTAAACAACGGAATCAAGAATGGTGCCGCGGcagcaaaaaacaagactCCTAAAGCTGGTACAGAAAGTATTATTTGTAATCAGTCATTCATTACTGCCTTTAATAAATTGCCTTCCACCTCAAGCACCATTGCAAGTCCCACATACCttcaattgaaaagatcGCAGGTGAATAGAGAGAGGCTCAAAAATATTGGCAAAACCACTCTACAAAATTGGAAACCTACTGATGATGACGAGTTCTCTATAATCTAG
- the RPE1 gene encoding RIBULOSE-phosphate 3-epimerase (BUSCO:EOG092644Z6): MVEPIISPSILASNFADLGCSCKRVVDTGDVDWLHLDVMDGHFVPNISFGPPVIESLRKQFPRDSNKPIVFDCHMMVSDPEEWIEAIAKAGGDSYTFHYEATKDPASVIAKIKKHGLKAAMGIKPNTPIDVVYPFADDLDMVLVMTVEPGFGGQKFMADMMPKVETLRQKYPHLNIEVDGGLGKDTVKPAAVAGANVIVAGTSVFKAENPKEVTQFLKKTVEESILARSK, translated from the coding sequence atggTCGAACCAATTATTTCACCCTCAATTCTTGCATCCAACTTTGCTGATTTGGGATGCAGCTGTAAAAGAGTAGTCGACACCGGAGATGTCGATTGGTTACATTTGGATGTCATGGATGGCCACTTTGTTCCAAACATCTCGTTTGGACCACCAGTGATTGAGAGTTTAAGAAAACAGTTTCCAAGAGACAGCAACAAGCCCATTGTGTTTGATTGCCACATGATGGTTTCGGACCCAGAGGAATGGATTGAGGCCATTGCCAAAGCTGGTGGAGATTCGTACACTTTCCATTACGAAGCAACCAAGGACCCCGCTTCAGTCATTGCCAAGATCAAGAAACATGGATTGAAAGCAGCAATGGGTATCAAACCAAACACACCAATTGATGTTGTTTACCCATTTGCAGACGATTTAGATATGGTATTGGTCATGACCGTTGAACCAGGTTTCGGTGGTCAAAAGTTTATGGCCGATATGATGCCAAAAGTTGAGACTTTGAGACAGAAATACCCACACTTGAACATCGAAGTCGATGGTGGTTTGGGTAAGGATACTGTTAAGCCCGCGGCAGTTGCAGGAGCTAATGTGATTGTTGCTGGTACATCGGTATTCAAGGCAGAGAATCCAAAAGAAGTGACACAATTCTTAAAGAAAACTGTAGAAGAAAGCATATTAGCTAGATCTAAATAG
- the ALB1 gene encoding ribosome biogenesis protein alb1, whose amino-acid sequence MAGRNAINKPKIKMLAQSHARSLSRKRAARSSVQTRSSTSRYASKSLTAPRPTDSKSLALYTGETPSSQSVMTTNTLSKKRAKKIARNQKYLSQKQEDELMMDMDKQMKEKSRLDKVKKALWDLIENFEKNGPTVLPTGEGTTLGVQSF is encoded by the coding sequence ATGGCTGGAAGAAATGCAATtaacaaaccaaaaatcaAGATGTTGGCACAGAGCCATGCAAGATCACTAAGCAGGAAAAGAGCAGCACGCTCATCGGTCCAAACTAGATCTTCTACTTCCAGATACGCTTCAAAGTCGTTGACTGCACCAAGACCTACCGATTCCAAGTCCTTGGCCTTATATACCGGTGAAACCCCGCTGTCGCAATCCGTGATGACAACAAACACATTATCGAAAAAGAGAGCAAAGAAAATCGCTAGAAACCAGAAGTACTTGTCGCAAAAGCAAGAAGATGAACTCATGATGGATATGGATAAGCAAATGAAGGAGAAATCAAGATTGgacaaagtcaaaaaagCATTGTGGGACttgattgaaaattttgaaaagaatggaCCAACAGTGTTGCCAACAGGAGAAGGCACTACTTTGGGTGTGCAATCATTTTAA
- the FAR1 gene encoding cyclin-dependent kinase inhibitor far1: MSGQSSSKPSRMSFLSQDSVRVVEPQRYDYANCCFCEDSLTITLPGEVVLHLLCDHICHKNCYALVLDKYDQEKRPICGQCKIHTKCREEEVHRAIVEQYLSCHDDVPDIEEEPDEELEEELDEALVDRKGKGKVEIEMETEMEIEAGEMAEMDGGQEKKTTDKPQINAKRVKCGGNHSRTSSIMSYENESDNAENEVFSPAGPLPSNDPIGSPPLSVSFPPLIAEGYEEYVYRPSITFSSETAEVRVGGESDEISYILNIKPPPIYNESSLMSNLQDYQIQANVNSYIKRQLQLDFDLGDLVIFDNMQISVDGMNWDDSKIYLFSNYLLLYNDKTLEGMISIADDLCSVTFYHGILNLNLADGALPELNIRNKLTDALTEKWAFYLNQVRNQQNPEVSLFQFTSTCWLELQDEFEIPSNLARFCKLLLHGGELSSTYIAKILPPPKPLPLNLIFACPLYNATESITNKEYTKWLQDVLKTALESLRPQYDYLTVIFLGVDADRSAAKDSSFVCAPCQWDGWEEFIDEIEVVLKNSFHSIAEELNAALGKCQAILSFLPNKSSSINKLLFLGLGASTTRGKKSNEKETQEGKENKISAPSLINYTELLDTLSVTVLKVGSHDPALNEALDKLPLKFGGVQLIRFATASKLLASLVTIIREHIQRICIPRLSIQLRASEGVYVSSIESHGSMTNLQEKEYTIQAIDILPNSEINTMVKFKLGHIGSHYHDTGTVSVFHYAVKWLFSSSLEKTVYSKVQMMNKMTTTTMMVPSPSTTKLMGSTEDIIGNPFIDCTDTSSVLSRIKDPSYMDIPLMPPLSPIRGSLFAKRQVELLVVKKLKKAVALNDETILDDCISLIHKESCGNSTGFLAADYNSDDDNDDDNDDDNDDDNDDKEEEKEHVNSKVKNGANDKHESSELISRASESDDKAYSSIELLTEIKYASNGLETYVEFLISQIRLIIRKLHASIGDVETESVGASSEALDYCQDLIYALI; the protein is encoded by the coding sequence ATGTCTGGGCAAAGTAGTCTGAAGCCTTCAAGAATGTCATTTTTGTCACAGGACAGTGTTCGTGTTGTTGAACCACAACGATACGATTATGccaattgttgtttctgcGAAGACTCTTTAACTATAACGTTGCCGGGTGAAGTAGTATTACATTTATTGTGCGATCATATCTGTCATAAGAATTGTTATGCATTAGTTTTGGACAAGTATGATCAAGAAAAGAGACCAATTTGCGGACAGTGCAAAATACACACAAAATGtcgagaagaagaagtgcATAGGGCTATAGTTGAGCAGTATTTGTCGTGCCATGATGATGTGCCAGATATCGAAGAAGAACCAGATGAGGAACTTGAAGAGGAATTAGATGAAGCACTAGTGGataggaaaggaaaggggAAAGTGGAAATAGAAATGGAGACGGAGATGGAGATAGAAGCGGGGGAAATGGCGGAGATGGATGGAGgacaagagaagaaaacaacagaCAAACCACAGATAAATGCAAAAAGAGTTAAATGCGGTGGTAATCACCTGAGAACTTCATCGATTATGTCCTATGAAAATGAATCAGACAATGCAGAAAATGAAGTATTTTCTCCCGCGGGACCACTACCTTCAAACGATCCGATTGGATCACCACCATTGCTGGTTAGTTTTCCACCATTGATTGCTGAAGGGTACGAGGAATACGTTTATCGACCTTCAATAACGTTTTCAAGTGAAACGGCAGAAGTCAGGGTGGGGGGAGAACTGGATGAGATAAGTTACATATTGAATATCAAGCCTCCGCCTATATACAACGAGTCATCATTAATGTCCAATTTGCAAGATTATCAGATCCAGGCCAACGTAAATAGCTACATCAAACGACAATTGCAACTAGATTTTGACTTGGGCGATTTGGTGATATTTGACAATATGCAGATTAGTGTTGATGGAATGAATTGGGATGACTCCAAGATTTATCTATTCAGCAACTATTTGCTACTTTACAATGACAAGACACTTGAAGGAATGATCTCAATAGCAGATGACTTGTGTTCAGTGACGTTTTATCATGGTATTCTTAATTTGAACCTTGCAGATGGTGCCTTACCAGAGTTGAACATCCGTAATAAACTAACCGACGCATTGACTGAAAAATGGGCGTTTTATTTGAACCAAGTAAGAAATCAGCAAAATCCAGAAGTGAGTCTATTCCAATTCACGAGCACTTGCTGGTTAGAGTTGCAAGATGAATTTGAGATTCCAAGCAATCTTGCAAGGTTTTGCAAGTTATTATTGCATGGAGGCGAGCTTCTGTCAACGTATATTGCCAAAatattaccaccaccaaaacCTTTACCATTGAATTTAATCTTTGCCTGTCCGCTATATAACGCAACTGAGAGTATTACCAACAAAGAGTATACAAAATGGCTTCAGGATGTTTTAAAAACTGCGCTTGAATCTTTGAGGCCGCAATATGATTATTTAACTGTGATATTTCTTGGTGTTGATGCAGATAGACTGGCTGCGAAAGATTCACTGTTTGTATGTGCGCCATGTCAATGGGACGGTTGGGAGGAGTTTATTGATGAGATTGAAGTGGTATTGAAAAATTCATTTCACAGCATCGCTGAAGAGTTAAATGCTGCTCTAGGTAAGTGCCAAGCAatactttctttccttcctAACAAATCCAGCTCAATCAacaagttgttgtttttagGTTTAGGGGCAAGCACaacaagaggaaaaaaactgaatgaaaaagagacacaggaaggaaaagaaaacaaaattagtGCACCTAGTCTCATTAATTATACAGAATTACTCGATACATTATCGGTCACAGTATTGAAAGTTGGATCACACGATCCAGCACTCAACGAGGCTCTTGATAAACTACCTTTAAAATTCGGAGGTGTACAACTAATCCGTTTTGCCACTGCACTGAAACTTTTGGCATCGCTCGTGACAATCATCAGAGAGCACATACAACGAATTTGCATTCCTCGTTTGAGTATTCAACTTCGTGCATCCGAAGGTGTTTATGTCTCAAGTATTGAATCCCATGGGCTGATGACTAACCtccaagaaaaagagtataCAATTCAAGCGATTGATATTCTACCCAATAGTGAGATAAATACCATGGtcaaattcaaacttgGGCACATTGGTCTGCACTATCACGATACTGGCACCGTGTCAGTTTTCCATTACGCGGTTAAATGGCTATTCAGTTCAAGTCTCGAAAAGACAGTGTACTCCAAGGTCCAGATGATGAATAAaatgacgacgacgacaaTGATGGTACCGTCCCCTTCTACTACGAAACTTATGGGAAGTACAGAAGATATTATTGGCAACCCGTTTATTGATTGCACTGACACATCTAGTGTGCTTTCAAGGATCAAGGACCCCTCTTACATGGATATTCCTTTAATGCCACCACTCTCTCCAATTCGAGGCTCTTTATTTGCCAAACGTCAAGTAGAGTTGTTGGTTgttaaaaaattgaaaaaggcAGTTGCTTTGAATGATGAGACAATTCTTGATGATTGTATATCGTTGATTCACAAAGAGTCATGTGGTAATTCTACTGGGTTTTTGGCAGCTGATTATAatagtgatgatgataatgatgatgataatgatgatgataatgatgatgataatgatgacaaggaggaggagaaggaacATGTTAATTCGAAAGTAAAGAATGGAGCTAATGACAAACATGAAAGCCTGGAATTGATTTCCAGAGCATCCGAATCTGACGACAAAGCCTACTCAAGTATTGAGCTATTGACTGAGATAAAATATGCGTCGAATGGTCTTGAAACATATGTCGAGTTTTTAATTAGCCAAATAAGGCTAATAATCAGAAAACTTCATGCCAGTATCGGTGATGTCGAAACTGAGTCTGTCGGTGCTTCATCAGAGGCTTTAGATTATTGTCAAGATCTTATCTACGCTTTAATCTGA